A single Cryptococcus deuterogattii R265 chromosome 2, complete sequence DNA region contains:
- a CDS encoding MFS transporter SHS family lactate transporter, translating into MSTSNLPPQAQEHKLRHEDESEFILSERRSSSIRDQLAAWHANRGDKSFLRCMIPSLRQPVAGEEPETKNPFKIIRTVSPFGWLMFFSGWLAWTVDGYDFFCVSLTLDSLAKQFDVPPSSITTAITLTLLFRSLGAVIIGLCADRYGRKWTLVFNCLLIMVFELGSGFVNTYQQFLAVRSLFGIAMGGIWGCAAATGLENVPPVARGLCSGILQQGYSCGYLLAAVINLTIVQQSKYHWRTIYFFGAGLSLLAAIVRACLPESQQFIVAREEAKAKGISSKQATKNFIRELGNMFRTNWLRWIWAVCLMTFFNFFSHGSQDLYPTYLKTTKGFSSSLASKATIISNCGAIVGGTIAGHVSQFVGRRFAILVCCIYTACWIPLWILPDSFAGLSAGGFFIQSGVQGAWGIVPVYLGEIAPPAFRALFGGLCYQLGNMASAGSAQIEADAGKSLKLAGTNIPDYAAINGILIGAVIAFGIVVIFLGPEADGSHFEKAKVAIERGGGEVAPTDLFETNNDVPRQSLDKHELSHVETAEVQHKEMA; encoded by the exons ATGTCCACCTCaaaccttcctccccaagCACAGGAGCACAAACTCCGCCATGAGGATGAATCTGAGTTCATCCTTTCAGAGCGccgctcctcttccattcgcGATCAATTGGCAGCGTGGCACGCCAACAGAGGGGACAAATCCTTTTTGAGGTGTATGATACCCAGTCTCCGACAGCCTGTCGCTGGAGAAGAACCTGAAACAAAGAACCCTTTCAAAATTATTCGAACTGTTTCCCCTTTTGGATGGTTGATGTTTTTCTCG GGTTGGCTCGCATGGACAGTCGATGGTTACGACTTTTTCTGTGTTTCCCTCACTCTTGATTCCTTAGCAAAACAATTCGACGTCCCCCCTAGTTCCATCACTACCGCTATCACTCTTACCCTTCTGTTTCGCTCATTAGGTGCTGTTATCATTGGACTTTGTGCCGACCGTTATGGACGAAAGTGGACTTTGGTTTTCAACTGTCTTTTGATCATGGTATTTGAGCTTGGATCTGGTTTTGTCAACACGTACCAGCAGTTCTTGGCCGTCAG GAGTTTGTTTGGTATTGCCATGGGCGGTATTTGGGGATGTGCTGCTGCCAC TGGTCTTGAAAATGTGCCTCCTGTTGCTCGAGGCTTGTGCAGTGGTATTCTCCAGCAAGGTTACTCTTGTGGTTACCTCCTGGCTGCTG TCATCAATCTGACTATCGTTCAGCAAAGCAAGTACCACTGGCGAACAATTTACTTCTTCGGTGCCGGTTTATCTCTGCTTGCAGCTATTGTCAGGGCTTGCCTCCCTGAATCCCAGCAATTCATTGTCGCTCGAGAAGAGGCCAAGGCAAAGGGTATTTCCAGCAAGCAGGCCACTAAGAATTTCATCAGAGAATTGGGCAACATGTTCAGGACCAATT GGCTTCGATGGATTTGGGCTGTCTGCCTCATGACTTTCTTC aacttcttctcccacgGTAGCCAGGACCTTTACCCCACTTATCTTAAGACCACTAAGGGCTTTTCCAGCTCTCTCGCCTCCAAGGCCACTATCATCTCTAA CTGTGGCGCTATCGTCGGTGGTACTATTGCTGGTCACGTCTCTCAGTTCGTCGGTAGGCGGTTCGCAATCTTGGTATGCTGTATCTACACG GCTTGCTGGATTCCTCTTTGGATCCTTCCCGATAGCTTTGCTGGACTTTCTGCTGGTGGTTT CTTCATTCAAAGTGGTGTCCAAGGAG CCTGGGGTATCGTCCCTGTTTACCTCGGTGAAATTGCGCCTCCTGCTTTCCGTGCGCTCTTCGGTGGTCTCTGCTACCAA CTCGGTAACATGGCCTCTGCAGGTTCTGCTCAAATCGAAGCCGATGCTGGTAAATCCCTCAAGCTGGCCGGTACCAACATCCCAGACTATGCCGCTATCAACGGTATCCTCATCGGTGCTGTCATCGCCTTTGGTATCGTTGTCATTTTCCTCGGTCCTGAGGCCGACGGATCCCATTTcgaaaaggccaaggttGCTATTGAGCGCGGCGGCGGCGAAGTTGCGCCTACCGACTTGTTTGAGACCAACAACGATGTGCCGAGACAGTCTTTGGACAAGCATGAGCTTTCACACGTTGAAACTGCTGAGGTTCAGCATAAGGAAATGGCTTAA
- a CDS encoding DNA clamp loader, with amino-acid sequence MAGPAKRTRHHDENSASPADSTSSTTAASAAPTATDSSTPAATPPTTRANPASRRPATRSTQSNNTLFTIATRQTNSALNAAGSMPAPSGSGMRGVGRAGVSGGSGRALPAGPSTRSGGSGMLLRTQSAPVIASPAQIKAAAGAGGGEAAPPKGGHDGLGLGERRFGKGKENIPPKKDEDQQPEPARKRMRVTSRGSYSGQGGRKRSGSVNSVRSETTSSSRHSSLAPSSFSSSSISGWGGPCFPSPSPSQASSFDASPFDRLSVSDKAGHAVAHTSSKNRPVTRSIAMLPTPPPSTPPEEVAAAADVLGLGLVLETLDASDAETEKAPANPYKQLKSFLRLSTSFAAGASIDETIIGRQEEKSAIRAYISTSEAESDVGMYVSGPPGTGKTALVTAIGRELADDGWKVVEIGCMGMKATDMWKEIGGMLSCGKTEKDIKGYMAQEENKVLIILDEVDSLMPPPPAATPPAISHLFAKLFALPLTSSTTKLIAISNTLDLTIRARLVLPNSMHPQVLPFKAYGQTEMSAIVNARVNAAKVEGVKVDTNAITLLGKKVEAQNGDLRMCLGVLGSAISLAEAEWTKKISQAANDPEPKPVAMTKVAVSHILKALTSYTTQLRAAAGTSSAGSSSATGKKVKSVQLQGKMVLVAMLVYLSRTRAGMNGCPAMGNNSGTCTTSSTPTASSGTDIPAPALYATYSHLLSHTTSPFPPAPESDYRDLLSNLETLGLISLTSGSGSSRGGASASASKVGFCVREEDVKDGLWSAEGKSKSTADEEVKKIWEREEAKVKRVREKKMALIEADNDM; translated from the exons ATGGCTGGCCCAGCGAAGCGTACCCGTCACCACGACGAAAACTCTGCTTCTCCAGCAGACAGCACATCCTCCACAACCGCTGCCTCAGCCGCTCCCACCGCCACAGACTCCTCCACACCCGCCGCGACTCCACCTACCACCCGTGCAAACCCTGCCTCGCGCAGGCCGGCCACGAGGTCCACACAGTCGAACAACaccctcttcaccatcgCTACACGTCAGACCAACTCTGCTCTCAATGCGGCTGGCTCTATGCCTGCGCCGTCCGGTTCGGGCATGCGGGGCGTCGGTCGTGCAGGGGTGAGCGGTGGTAGCGGGCGCGCCTTACCTGCTGGACCAAGCACACGTTCAGGTGGTAGTGGTATGCTACTACGCACACAGTCTGCGCCTGTCATTGCATCTCCAGCGCAGATCAAGGCGGCAGCAGGTGCTGGCGGGGGTGAGGCTGCTCCCCCAAAAGGTGGCCACGACGGCTTGGGTTTGGGTGAACGAAGATttggcaagggcaaggaaaatATTCCTCCcaaaaaagatgaggacCAACAGCCTGAACCTGCCAGAAAGCGTATGAGAGTGACCAGCAGAGGCTCATACAGCGGACAAGGAGGTAGAaagaggagtgggagtgTCAACAGTGTCCGTAGTGAGACCACTAGCA gcAGCCGACATTCGTCACTTGCACCgtcgtccttctcctcatcctccatcagCGGCTGGGGCGGTCCCTGCTTCCCATCCCCGTCCCCTTCTCAAGCGTCTTCTTTCGACGCCTCCCCCTTTGATAGGCTTTCCGTCAGTGACAAGGCGGGCCATGCCGTTGCTCACACATCTTCTAAAAACCGACCTGTCACCCGCAGCATCGCCATGCTCCCCACACCTCCTCCGTCAACCCCTCCAGAGGAAGTTGCAGCCGCTGCTGATGTCTTGGGATTAGGCTTAGTATTAGAGACTTTGGACGCAAGTGATGCAGAGACGGAGAAAGCGCCTGCAAACCCGTACAAGCAGCTCAAATCTTTTCTACGGTTGTCGACGAGCTTTGCTGCTGGTGCGTCGATTGATGAGACAATTATTGGGAGACAAGAGGAAAAATCTGCTATCAGGGCGTACATTAGCACGTCAGAAGCGGAGAGTGATGTGGGCATGTATGTGTCTGGGCCTCCGGGGACAGGCAAGACGGCGCTCGTCACGGCGATAGGTAGAGAATTggcagatgatggatggaaggtggtggaaaTTGGATGTATGGGAATGAAGGCGACGGATATGTGGAAGGAAATTGGAGGAATGCTCAGTTGTGGGAAGACGGAAAAGGATATCAAGGGATACATGGCCCAAGAGGAGAACAAGGT TCTCATTATCCTCGATGAGGTCGACTCACTTATgccgcctcctcctgccGCTACCCCACCTGCTATATCCCATCTTTTCGCCAAACTTTTCGCTCTCCCTCTCACTTCATCCACCACAAAACTCATTGCCATCTCCAACACCCTGGACCTCACCATCCGTGCTCGTCTCGTCCTTCCAAACAGCATGCACCCTCAAGTCCTCCCATTCAAGGCATACGGGCAAACAGAAATGAGCGCAATTGTCAATGCACGAGTCAACGCTGCCAAGGTGGAAGGCGTCAAGGTAGACACCAACGCCATCACTCTTCTTGGGAAAAAAGTGGAAGCTCAGAACGGTGACTTGCGCATGTGTCTTGGCGTCCTCGGCTCTGCCATTTCCCTTGCCGAGGCAGAATGGACCAAGAAGATTTCTCAAGCTGCCAATGACCCCGAGCCGAAACCTGTGGCCATGACCAAGGTTGCCGTCTCACACATTCTCAAAGCCCTCACATCGTACACGACTCAACTCcgtgctgctgctggaacTTCTTCCGCTGGCTCGAGCTCTGCTACTGGCAAAAAAGTCAAGTCGGTCCAACTTCAAGGTAAGATGGTGCTAGTCGCCATGCTAGTATACTTGTCCCGCACACGGGCCGGTATGAATGGTTGCCCCGCTATGGGCAACAACAGTGGGACAtgcaccacctcttctacCCCTACCGCCTCCTCTGGGACCGATATCCCTGCTCCCGCGCTTTACGCTACATACTCCCACCTCCTTTCGCATACCACTTCACCATTCCCCCCAGCTCCAGAAAGCGACTATCGCGACTTGCTCTCCAATCTTGAAACGCTTGGCTTGATCAGTCTGACGTCTGGCTCTGGCTCTAGCCGCGGGGGTGCCTCGGCGAGCGCAAGCAAAGTGGGGTTCTgtgtgagagaagaggacgtgAAAGATGGTTTGTGGTCGgcggaagggaagagtaAGAGTACAGCCGAtgaggaggtgaagaagatatggGAGCGGGAGGAAGCCAAAGTGAAGCGGGtaagggagaagaagatggctttGATCGAGGCGGATAATGACATGTAA
- a CDS encoding uncharacterized protein (genome sequence mistake) yields the protein MAEIQKLDSICEDTDMRQLTFLFFDGAASPTCSPVDVVKFEEKVFTLLNWSMGLYQLGAHRPYAVYTLLKHWHEQQEEHQQAASSHAKQRQHIDLFQVVYKWLDTAPAARNQDNVRAIGITIGELTRRGMFSYGRYLQTLIANGQTARNLRAPSDKRSHHLALLKSMPIFVMAKDLFQQRRIALSGDDLEVRRRDELEEQGVLAAFEERVKEYVPEVYGLRSYGQSEALKSMVHYDIPTSSQLTRYLYVYARFSIAANAGAMLKSDGERPAMDASTFARVTQVFRQSHGYATIADFMIRALQEAEDDEILDVILDIIKRDADVWTAMDLWPRLGDKLLDRHHVLERKGKEHPRLVQLLRVLAQKKRLTPDDEDEVEQLQTSIDKSTTPPGGIKLVDIFEVLPHILTTGKESKAISVAPALFRQCGSFSSWSLKWWMLIVDVVQKANTEQKPFLYHVISTHLSAVLGQHGDSLDDAVTSWLENLSAVNLVETFGKRSSGVLVRLLLFLISHHFLSTWVLLEKAVFPIWKHASPFALPPRKRLSSKQIQAITSTVNIIAQLLISPPLIPDFPPMSLKESLIVQASRQPVLQRLSVGILIQHLPLLVVFEQSKLLPDQISQRIDAILRNLAMTAEFKTAAFRNLNLLKDAFLAREWSGPGMDQGLEGKMTDVLKRIMSEKPTQPSPKQGLPNFDTSARFSAWRWTRVVLEMRVEFKALTMRIAEGQNVAEAKQTLNQLVHATLDRETTADDTDLLCEVFRGVDSMVTQEILAAGLERLATLLGHAIAAESQQQLETNIKSIDQLLRILDSMNNLPSQSVTEASVLNARHKLLDLLALALQTVERNLSTTRDGSDLLLPPGISPPQPSHLLKAVMGLLKFTLGSVGSENGSLTAPKPNFPHLAVCFLKAIFASDGFLDSSSAKIMADMLVYIIDCTSPQARLICQSALLAETASPHAQSILSSFPELSAALPYLSPVRRHMSLVTPDTADHASDSALPLDDRHWELFEYIGPPKRKIGPQDLFLASAPLKDASSIPITLFDPKITRDAPPNAGTMDAYDKPAEDGELSPVVNSASPAEEEEPRRSWETFASERNLGDGLAGEPAYAKQAATLVFSARDNDVPEAAPVKSFASQQPVVVVPSSTSPQKPKGKRSNSSGKDKVTGSNKDAPIAVEEDENDEDSEVEAPLSKKAKTAKNSAAGSGKSTTTAGKAPARKTTGGKGVSKKATGKSAKESGTGKAKGGRRKSQAE from the exons ATGGCAGAGATTCAA AAACTCGATTCCATCTGCGAAGACACCGATATGCGTCAACTCACATTCTTGTTCTTTGACGGCGCTGCATCACCTACTTGCTCGCCTGTCGATGTTGTTAAATTTGAAGAAAAAGTATTCACCCTTCTCAACTGGTCCATGGGTCTGTATCAACTCGGGGCGCATCGACCTTATGCGGTATATACCTTGCTTAAACATTGGCATGAGCAGCAGGAAGAACACCAGCAAGCGGCGTCGTCACATGCAAAGCAAAGACAACATATCGATTTATTTCAAGTAGTGTACAAATGGCTGGATACGGCGCCTGCAGCGAGAAACCAAGACAATGTGCGCGCGATTGGCATCACGATTGGCGAGTTGACGCGGAGAGGCATGTTTTCGTACGGGCGATACCTCCAGACACTGATCGCAAACGGTCAAACGGCGAGAAATCTCCGTGCACCGTCCGATAAGAGATCGCATCACTTGGCGTTACTCAAGTCGATGCCAATCTTTGTCATGGCCAAGGATCTTTTCCAGCAGAGGAGAATTGCATTGAGTGgggatgatttggaagtaaggagaagagatgagttggaagagcaaggtGTGTTGGCAGCGTTTGAGGAAAGAGTCAAGGAGTATGTGCCTGAAGTGTATGGCTTGA GGTCGTACGGGCAAAGCGAAGCTCTCAAATCAATGGTCCATTACGACATTCCCACATCTTCACAATTGACTCGTTACCTTTATGTCTATGCTAGATTTTCTATTGCTGCCAATGCAGGAGCGATGCTTAAAAGTGATGGCGAGAGACCGGCAATGGACGCATCGACGTTTGCACGGGTGACACAGGTTTTCAGGCAAAGTCACGGTTATGCCACGATTGCCGAT TTCATGATCCGAGCGTTgcaagaagcagaggatgatgagataCTTGATGTTATATTGGATATCATCAAGCGCGATGCTGATGTATGGACGGCGATGGATTTATGGCCCCGGCTGGGTGACAAGTTGCTTGATCGACATCATGTTctggagagaaaaggaaaggagcACCCGAGGTTGGTGCAGCTGTTGAGAGTACTAGCTCAGAAAAAGAGGTTGACCCccgatgacgaggatgaggtggaGCAATTACAAACCAGTATCGACAAG TCAACGACACCTCCAGGAGGTATCAAGCTGGTGGATATTTTTGAAGTCTTGCCCCATATTCTGACCACGGGTAAAGAAAGTAAAGCCATTTCTGTCGCCCCCGCACTCTTCCGTCAATGTGGCAGCTTTTCAAGCTGGTCATTGAAATGGTGGATGTTAATCGTCGATGTGGTGCAAAAGGCAAACACTGAGCAAAAACCGTTTCTATACCATGTCATTTCGACTCACTTGTCTGCTGTCCTGGGTCAGCATGGCGACTCGTTGGACGATGCGGTCACCTCGTGGCTCGAAAACCTTTCTGCTGTCAACTTGGTCGAAACGTTTGGCAAACGCTCAAGCGGTGTACTAGTCCgcctcttgctcttcctcatctctcatcACTTCCTCTCCACGTGGGTGTTACTAGAAAAAGCCGTCTTTCCAATTTGGAAACACGCCTCTCCATTCGCTCTTCCACCCCGTAAACGCCTTTCGTCAAAGCAGATCCAAGCAATCACCTCTACCGTCAACATCATCGCACAGCTCCTCATTTCACCCCCTCTCATCCCCGACTTTCCGCCTATGTCTCTGAAAGAATCGTTAATTGTCCAAGCTTCCCGCCAGCCGGTGCTACAGAGACTTTCCGTGGGGATTCTCATCCAGCATTTACCCTTGTTGGTAGTATTTGAGCAGAGCAAGCTTTTGCCTGATCAGATCTCTCAGAGGATCGATGCGATTTTGAGGAATCTGGCGATGACGGCAGAGTTCAAGACGGCGGCATTCAGAAACCTCAATCTGCTGAAAGATGCTTTCCTGGCAAGGGAATGGAGTGGGCCGGGGATGGATCAAGGGTtggagggaaagatgaCTGATGTGCTCAAACGTATCATGTCAGAGAAACCTACCC AACCATCGCCTAAACAAGGTCTGCCGAATTTCGATACGTCTGCTCGATTCAGCGCTTGGCGTTGGACGCGAGTCGTCCTCGAGATGCGTGTAGAATTCAAAGCGTTGACAATGAGGATAGCAGAGGGTCAGAATGTGGCAGAGGCCAAGCAGACGCTGAATCAACTAGTGCATGCTACTCTGGATCGAGAGACGACCGCAGATGATACGGATTTATTGTGTGAGGTGTTTAGAGGAGTTGATTCAATGGTGACCCAAGAA ATACTTGCTGCAGGATTGGAGAGACTCGCGACGTTACTTGGCCATGCTATCGCAGCTGAATCACAACAGCAGCTCGAGACCAACATCAAATCCATCGATCAGCTGCTTCGTATCCTTGACAGCATGAACAATCTGCCTTCCCAATCTGTCACCGAAGCATCGGTACTGAACGCCCGACACAAGCTATTGGACCTTCTTGCTTTAGCACTGCAGACCGTGGAGAGAAACTTATCAACGACGCGGGATGGGAGCGATCTTTTATTGCCGCCTGGCATATCTCCGCCTCAGCCTAGTCATCTCTTAAAGGCAGTGATGGGCCTATTGAAGTTCACGCTAGGCTCTGTGGGGTCAGAGAATGGATCGTTGACGGCACCAAAACCAAATTTCCCACATCTAGCGGTTTGTTTCTTGAAAGCTATTTTT GCCAGCGATGGGTTTCTTGATTCCAGTAGCGCCAAGATAATGGCCGATATGCTGGTATATATCATTGATT GCACTTCCCCTCAAGCTCGGCTTATATGCCAAAGTGCTCTCTTGGCGGAAACCGCCTCTCCCCATGCGCAATCCATCCTCAGTTCATTCCCCGAGCTATCCGCGGCCTTGCCCTATCTGTCACCCGTGCGACGACACATGTCACTCGTCACCCCAGACACTGCAGATCATGCCTCGGACTCTGCCTTGCCACTTGATGATCGTCACTGGGAACTGTTTGAGTACATCGGCCCTCCTAAACGCAAGATTGGTCCTCAAGACTTGTTCCTTGCCAGCGCACCGCTGAAAGATGCTTCCTCTATCCCTATCACTCTCTTTGACCCCAAGATCACGCGAGATGCGCCTCCGAATGCAGGTACGATGGATGCTTACGATAAACCTGCCGAAGATGGTGAGCTGTCGCCAGTAGTCAACTCGGCATCGCctgcggaagaagaagaacctcGGCGTTCATGGGAGACGTTTGCATCAGAGAGGAATTTGGGCGATGGGCTTGCAGGTGAACCGGCGTATGCAAAGCAGGCAGCTACGCTGGTATTTTCTGCACGTGATAACGACGTTCCCGAGGCCGCGCCTGTCAAAAGTTTTGCTTCCCAGCAGCCTGTCGTCGTCGTCCCTTCGTCGACGTCGCCGCAGAAACCAAAGGGCAAGAGGTCCAACAGCAGCGGGAAAGACAAGGTAACAGGATCGAATAAGGACGCCCCGATTgcagtggaagaggatgagaatgatgaagacagtGAGGTGGAGGCTCCTCTGAGTAAGAAGGCAAAGACGGCGAAGAACAGTGCAGCGGGTAGCGGCAAGTCGACGACAACGGCCGGTAAAGCACCTGCACGGAAGACTACGGGAGGGAAGGGCGTTAGTAAGAAGGCGACAGGGAAGAGTGCCAAGGAAAGTGGGACGGGGAAGGCAAAgggtgggagaagaaagtcTCAAGCAGAATGA
- a CDS encoding microfibrillar-associated protein 1, whose protein sequence is MPPKQPKTRYFKGKAPTALSESESDSEAEEEVDVKPTYKQRQKQRLEEERNLVAGGAGRVITDVKEIVREGAKAKMGGGMKMDLGNVQVGRKVGDGGVKEESSEEEESEEEEEPTAPTAKADEEESSEYETDSEEESEEEVKKPIFRPVFVPKNARNMTAEKTAAEAEEARKREEEAEEQRKLDSKELAGESIRRELAEKEAAEIVPEVDDTDGLDVEAEFEEWRTRELARLLREKQAQAAKDEEKEEIERRRAMPEEQRLKEDMEFAARTREKEKGQMGFLQKYYHKGAFHQDDNLLNRDYTGATESAVDMTLLPKVMQVRDFGKASRTKYTHLADQDTSQGGWGAALRLPPGAQTTGEGCWNCGGPHLRKDCPNNNVNDPNLIGGMVIPGVSGTGVGASGANTSALGSGSRTWGSGRDDRDGRDRGYSDRVRDRDDGRRRDEGREKRYDGERQGERDDRRRDRDRDYGRDRDRERERERDRDRDRNRYDRERDYARDRDRRRDSPGRKRERDDRDRDYERGEKRRRDDGDRDREREKERRDRRDRDRLRYD, encoded by the exons atgCCCCCCAAGCAGCCTAAAACACGATACTTCAAGGGCAAAGCCCCCACTGCACTCTCCGAATCCGAATCCGACTCTGAagccgaggaggaagtagATGTCAAGCCGACGTACAAGCAGCGCCAAAAACAGAGACTCGAGGAGGAACGTAACCTCGTCGCGGGCGGAGCTGGGCGGGTCATCACAGATGTGAAAGAGATTgtgagagaaggagcaaaggcaaagatgggaggtgggatgaagatggatttGGGGAATGTGCAGGTTGGCAGGAAAGTGGGTGATGGAGGTGTAAAGG AGGAAtcttcagaagaagaagagagtgaagaagaggaagaacctACTGCTCCGACCGCAAAAgccgatgaagaagagtctAGCGAGTACGAAACGGACTCTGAAGAGGAatcggaagaagaggtcaagAAACCCATATTTCGACCTGTTTTTGTCCCAAA GAATGCTCGAAACATGACTGCAGAAAAAACCGCCgcagaagctgaagaagcgcGAAAgcgcgaagaagaggctgaggaaCAACGTAAACTTGATTCTAAAGAACTCGCAGGGGAGAGTATCCGTCGTGAACTCGCAGAAA AGGAAGCAGCCGAGATTGTCCCCGAAGTCGACGATACCGACGGTCTCGACGTCGAAGCCGAATTCGAAGAATGGCGTACCCGTGAACTCGCCCGTCTCTTGCGTGAAAAGCAAGCCCAAGCAGccaaggatgaagagaaagaagagattgagaggaGACGCGCTATGCCAGAGGAGCAAAGGCTCAAAGAGGATATGGAATTTGCAGCCAGgacgagggagaaggagaagggtcaAATGGGGTTCTTGCAAAAGTATTACCACAAGGGCGCATTCCATCAG GACGACAACCTGCTCAACAGAGATTATACAGGAGCGACGGAAAGCGCCGTGGACATGACCCTCTTACCCAAGGTGATGCAAGTGCGAGACTTTGGCAAAGCTTCACGAACGAAATATACCCATTTGGCGGACCAGGATACCTCTCAAGGTGGATGGGGAGCGGCTTTGAGACTACCACCAGGAGCTCAGACTACAGGCGAAGGGTGCTGGAACTGTGGTGGTCCTCATCTCAGAAAAG ATTGTCCCAACAACAATGTCAACGACCCAAATCTCATTGGCGGTATGGTTATTCCCGGTGTATCTGGTACTGGTGTTGGTGCAAGCGGCGCAAACACTTCGGCGCTTGGGTCAGGGTCGAGGACCTGGGGGAGTGGGCGTGATGATCGCGATGGGAGAGACAGGGGTTATTCGGATAGAGTTAGGGATAGGGATGATGGTAGACGGCGAgatgaagggagagagaagcggTACGATGGTGAGCGGCAAGGGGAGAGGGACGATCGTAGGAGGGATCGAGATAGGGATTATGGGAGGGACAGAGatagagaaagggaaagggagagggacaGAGATAGAGACAGAAATCGATATGACCGTGAACGAGATTATGCCCGAGACAGAGATAGGCGGCGCGATAGTCCTGGCCGCAAAAGAGAGCGTGATGATCGAGACAGAGATTATGAGCGAGGTGAGAAGCGAAGGAGAGACGACGGAGATAGGGAtagggagagagaaaaagagagaagggacAGACGAGACAGAGACAGATTGCGATACGACTAG
- a CDS encoding cytoplasmic protein — translation MAEPFDANTAGNAEEIEMQFAVKTVEHLEAYEKMLQTIPPKLIKFTPIDDELYTNLLDEFPEFKFEENLRELNEDEMKSVKGKERWRKFIMPYEKRVTDYNFGTLVRRRSDELYTQDNSILVTRVQFFAIEIARNRAGLNEAVYLAAQAKKA, via the exons ATGGCGGAACCTTTTGATGCCAACACCGCCGGTAATGCAGAGGAAATCGAGATGCAGTTCGCAGTCAAGACTGTCGAACACCTCGAA GCGTACGAAAAAATGCTCCAGACTATTCCTCCCAAACTCATCAAGTTTACCCC TATCGACGACGAGCTTTACACTAACTTGCTCGACGAGTTTCCCGAATTCAAGTTTGAGGAAAATTTGCGAGAACTGAacgaggatgagatgaagTCTGtgaagggcaaagagcGATGGAGGAAGTTCATCATGCCT TACGAGAAGCGAGTGACAGACTACAACTTTGGTACCCTTGTCCGACGACGATCGGACGAACTCTACACTCAGGATAACTCTATACTTGTCACCCGTGTGCAGTTTTTCGCTATCGAA ATTGCCAGGAATAGGGCCGGTTTGAACGAAGCAGTGTACCTTGCCGCCCAGGCGAAAAAGGCTTAG